In a single window of the Streptomyces cinnabarinus genome:
- a CDS encoding sel1 repeat family protein: MLIVSQDIQTRGEALVAAARADDAKTARRHTDFFVLGHRVDEGIPYWEQAVAAGDAFSHYTLARYRKIRGDRPAAEALYRAVADRHSGCAYGLGVLLKENGDPEAAEWFRRGWENGRDLNCKIELGKLLAAEGQLDEAPKFLMSDIELGDIAVFRWVQLFESIRKEFDHVAADLDAAEAAADGDAAAAALRPLFDLEKHFRDYPGLTVEAAGYYRRASALSPSARVDHAVFLTESETTGDAAWPEARALLVQAHEEGYEGARYILGVLHEQRGDLSDAEHWYGLAATGGHPAAQWHLGVLCKRQRRFDEAERWFREFGVDDEDVVAQLDRIAALREAGGTAPGKDLRRLPALRERAEAGDVHASYAYGKILCDWAGAADRHVVRWIEPAAQAGDPEAAYDLAELYRAMRRQPALRDDWYRRSAEAGHHDACNEMGWLSEHHRDYQEAERWYVRAAEGGSSLNAMLAGKLKAQRGAHAEAEPYLRQVWEEDSDAAHRTEAAGYYGLVLHRLGRLTEAVEPLRAAAAKWDEDVRARYSPDDLTVLARTADPAKELAEVEAALAAEQS, translated from the coding sequence ATGTTGATCGTGAGTCAGGACATACAGACCCGAGGAGAGGCGCTCGTCGCCGCAGCACGCGCCGACGACGCGAAGACCGCCCGCCGGCACACGGACTTCTTCGTGCTCGGCCATCGCGTGGACGAAGGCATCCCGTACTGGGAACAGGCGGTGGCGGCAGGCGACGCGTTCTCGCACTACACCCTTGCCCGGTACCGGAAGATCCGGGGGGACCGGCCGGCGGCGGAGGCCCTCTACCGCGCCGTCGCCGACCGCCACTCCGGATGCGCCTACGGACTCGGCGTACTGCTCAAGGAGAACGGCGACCCGGAGGCCGCCGAATGGTTCCGGCGCGGCTGGGAGAACGGCCGCGACCTGAACTGCAAGATCGAGCTCGGCAAACTGCTCGCCGCCGAGGGACAACTCGACGAAGCGCCGAAGTTCCTCATGAGCGACATCGAGCTCGGCGACATCGCCGTCTTCCGCTGGGTGCAGCTCTTCGAGTCGATCCGCAAGGAGTTCGACCACGTCGCCGCGGACCTCGACGCCGCCGAGGCGGCGGCGGACGGGGACGCGGCCGCGGCGGCCCTGCGACCGCTCTTCGACCTGGAGAAGCACTTCCGTGACTACCCCGGCCTGACCGTCGAGGCCGCGGGCTACTACCGCCGTGCCTCGGCGCTCAGCCCGTCGGCCCGCGTGGACCATGCCGTGTTCCTGACGGAGTCGGAGACCACCGGCGACGCCGCCTGGCCCGAGGCGCGCGCGCTGCTCGTCCAGGCCCACGAGGAGGGCTACGAAGGCGCCCGGTACATCCTCGGAGTCCTCCACGAGCAGCGCGGTGACCTCTCCGACGCCGAGCACTGGTACGGCCTCGCGGCCACCGGCGGACACCCGGCCGCCCAGTGGCACCTCGGTGTCCTCTGCAAGCGGCAGCGGCGGTTCGACGAAGCCGAGCGCTGGTTCCGTGAGTTCGGGGTGGACGACGAGGACGTGGTCGCGCAGCTCGACCGGATCGCCGCGCTGCGCGAGGCGGGCGGCACCGCGCCCGGCAAGGACCTGCGCAGGCTGCCCGCGCTCCGCGAGCGCGCGGAGGCGGGCGACGTCCACGCCTCGTACGCGTACGGGAAGATCCTCTGCGACTGGGCCGGCGCGGCCGACCGCCACGTGGTCCGCTGGATCGAACCCGCCGCGCAGGCCGGTGATCCGGAGGCCGCGTACGACCTCGCGGAGCTTTACCGCGCGATGCGCAGGCAGCCCGCGTTGCGCGATGACTGGTACCGCAGGTCCGCCGAGGCGGGACACCATGACGCATGCAACGAGATGGGCTGGCTCTCCGAGCACCACCGGGACTACCAGGAGGCCGAGCGCTGGTACGTGCGCGCGGCCGAGGGGGGCTCCTCGCTGAACGCCATGCTCGCGGGCAAGCTGAAGGCCCAGCGCGGCGCGCACGCCGAGGCGGAACCCTATCTCCGCCAGGTCTGGGAAGAGGACAGCGACGCCGCGCACCGGACGGAGGCCGCGGGGTACTACGGACTCGTCCTGCACCGGCTCGGCCGACTCACGGAAGCCGTCGAACCGCTGCGGGCGGCCGCCGCGAAGTGGGACGAGGACGTGCGCGCCCGCTACAGCCCGGACGACCTGACCGTCCTGGCCCGGACCGCCGACCCGGCGAAGGAACTCGCCGAGGTGGAAGCGGCGTTGGCGGCGGAACAGTCCTGA
- a CDS encoding TIGR04222 domain-containing membrane protein, translating into MRTGARRTATENGGTQLGMYDVAFLAGREERVVDSAVIALAERGLVVVSAARVRALGDETPEQAVERAVFTSCPRSRSIAAVRRALEHSSPVEEIGRRLSARGLLSRSGRRLTRRGRRMLKAAARDDGLPSYVLEGPTALRPGPVRRGVMAGHTVPAGLGRHLVRMGKALDDEGPDTSAGSDGGFGCGGGGGGSD; encoded by the coding sequence ATGAGAACGGGGGCGCGCAGGACCGCGACGGAGAACGGGGGCACGCAACTCGGGATGTACGACGTCGCCTTCCTCGCCGGGCGGGAGGAACGGGTGGTGGACAGCGCCGTGATCGCGCTGGCGGAGCGCGGACTCGTCGTCGTCAGCGCCGCGCGGGTGCGTGCCCTGGGCGACGAGACGCCCGAACAGGCCGTTGAGCGCGCGGTGTTCACCTCGTGCCCGCGCAGCAGAAGCATCGCGGCCGTCCGGCGCGCGCTGGAACACTCCTCCCCGGTCGAGGAGATAGGCCGCCGACTCAGCGCCCGGGGCCTGCTGAGCCGCTCCGGCCGTCGCCTCACACGGCGTGGCCGACGGATGCTGAAGGCGGCCGCGCGGGACGACGGCCTGCCGTCCTACGTCCTCGAAGGGCCCACAGCCCTGCGGCCGGGTCCGGTCCGGCGCGGTGTCATGGCCGGTCACACCGTCCCCGCGGGACTCGGGCGGCACCTGGTCCGTATGGGCAAGGCGCTGGACGACGAGGGCCCGGACACCTCCGCGGGCTCGGACGGCGGCTTCGGCTGTGGAGGAGGCGGCGGCGGATCGGACTGA
- a CDS encoding MFS transporter encodes MSAINPRRWWALLVLATAQFMVIMDTSIIGVALPEMQKDLGFSQGELQWVFNAYVIAFGGLLLLGGRLSDLIGARRIFSAGWVVLIGGSIVAAAAQTAWVEVVGRAVQGVGGALIAPSAMTLLMMLFAHDPKELGKAMALYGAAAPAGGTAGVFLGGVFTEWLSWPWIFVIYVPIGVATLAATRLLPAVGSSRGAVDVLGAAAVTGGLALAVFAIVRAPETGWLSTGTVLQLVGAAVLLALFLVIQKTLREPLMPLGIWRVPRLGSANLAMALLGAAWIPMWYFLNLYLQQVLGYGAFASGAALLPMTGLLMIFMTTITARLLARFGAKALIGAGLLVLSAGLLWLSAVEPTGTFVIDVLPASLVAALGMSLAYIPAMMAAMSGAPQAQAGLASGIVNTTYQVGSALGLAALTAVATSQGAGRLGNLPALTDGFSAAFAWAAAIAAVGGLVTLLLMRGDGAATAAAEQDTAPSGTQGEKAAVSGR; translated from the coding sequence ATGTCGGCCATCAATCCCAGACGCTGGTGGGCACTCCTCGTGCTGGCCACCGCGCAGTTCATGGTGATCATGGACACGTCGATCATCGGGGTGGCGCTCCCCGAGATGCAGAAGGACCTCGGCTTCTCGCAGGGCGAGTTGCAGTGGGTGTTCAACGCGTACGTCATCGCCTTCGGCGGACTGCTGCTGCTCGGCGGCCGCCTGTCCGACCTGATCGGCGCGCGCAGGATCTTCAGCGCCGGATGGGTCGTGCTGATCGGCGGCTCGATCGTCGCGGCCGCCGCGCAGACCGCCTGGGTGGAGGTCGTCGGCCGGGCCGTGCAGGGCGTGGGCGGTGCGCTGATCGCGCCGTCCGCCATGACGCTGCTGATGATGCTCTTCGCGCACGACCCGAAGGAACTCGGCAAGGCCATGGCGCTCTACGGCGCCGCGGCCCCGGCGGGCGGCACCGCCGGGGTGTTCCTCGGAGGTGTGTTCACCGAGTGGCTCAGCTGGCCGTGGATCTTCGTCATCTACGTCCCGATCGGCGTCGCCACCCTCGCCGCCACCCGGCTCCTGCCCGCCGTCGGCAGCAGCCGGGGTGCCGTCGACGTGCTCGGAGCGGCCGCGGTCACCGGCGGCCTGGCGCTCGCCGTGTTCGCCATCGTCCGCGCGCCGGAGACTGGCTGGCTCTCCACCGGCACCGTGCTTCAACTGGTCGGCGCCGCCGTGCTGCTCGCGCTCTTCCTCGTGATCCAGAAGACGCTGCGCGAACCGCTGATGCCGCTCGGCATCTGGCGCGTCCCGCGGCTCGGCTCGGCCAACCTCGCGATGGCGCTGCTCGGTGCCGCGTGGATCCCCATGTGGTACTTCCTCAACCTCTACCTGCAACAGGTTCTCGGCTACGGCGCCTTCGCCTCGGGTGCCGCGCTGCTGCCGATGACCGGCCTGCTGATGATCTTCATGACCACGATCACCGCGAGGCTGCTCGCGAGGTTCGGGGCCAAGGCCCTGATCGGCGCCGGACTGCTCGTGCTCTCGGCCGGGCTGCTGTGGCTGTCGGCCGTCGAGCCCACCGGCACTTTTGTGATCGACGTGCTGCCCGCGTCGCTGGTCGCCGCACTGGGCATGTCGCTCGCCTACATCCCGGCGATGATGGCCGCGATGTCCGGGGCCCCGCAGGCCCAGGCGGGCCTGGCCTCCGGCATCGTCAACACCACGTACCAGGTGGGCTCGGCACTCGGCCTCGCGGCCCTGACCGCGGTGGCGACGTCGCAGGGCGCCGGTCGGCTGGGCAACCTGCCCGCGCTGACGGACGGCTTCAGCGCGGCGTTCGCCTGGGCCGCCGCCATCGCCGCGGTGGGCGGGCTCGTCACCCTGCTGCTGATGCGCGGTGACGGGGCGGCGACGGCCGCCGCGGAACAGGACACGGCGCCTTCGGGGACGCAGGGTGAGAAGGCCGCCGTATCAGGGCGATGA
- a CDS encoding cupredoxin domain-containing protein has protein sequence MTTTLMTFGRRYVGPGMAAGALAGILVACGGGDDGGAGSASPATRVDVTMTDFGLRLSQAALAAGDYTFVATNDGSHDHALVIEGSGTDGRTRTLEPGESANLTITLKDGTYEVYCPVDGHKDMGMKSELTVGGTASPDSDTDTNDGYGY, from the coding sequence ATGACGACGACGCTCATGACGTTCGGGCGCAGGTACGTCGGGCCCGGGATGGCCGCAGGAGCGCTGGCGGGGATCCTCGTGGCGTGCGGCGGCGGAGACGACGGCGGTGCCGGCTCGGCCTCGCCGGCCACCCGGGTGGATGTCACGATGACCGACTTCGGGCTGCGACTGTCCCAAGCCGCACTGGCGGCGGGCGACTACACCTTCGTCGCCACGAATGACGGAAGCCACGACCACGCCCTGGTGATCGAGGGGTCCGGAACGGACGGCAGGACGAGGACGCTGGAACCCGGAGAGTCGGCGAACCTCACCATCACACTGAAGGACGGCACATACGAGGTCTACTGTCCCGTCGACGGGCACAAGGACATGGGCATGAAATCCGAGCTCACCGTCGGTGGCACCGCTTCACCGGACAGCGACACCGATACGAACGACGGCTACGGCTACTGA
- a CDS encoding RNA polymerase sigma factor, with protein MRRTGLPLGQLSDEALLAGLASGAPESALAFVRRFQRMVFGIAVAVVDDPQLAEDIAQQAFERAWRHAQVYDSRRGSVKTWLATITHNLAIDAVRARNATPVSPEDLDALFSTVTWTPEQWALADEAASRIRAALADLPREQARAVVMARIYGMTARQISACEGIPLGTAKTRIRTAMGKLRTVLAPGRADHD; from the coding sequence ATGCGGAGAACGGGCCTGCCACTCGGGCAGCTCTCGGACGAGGCACTGCTGGCGGGACTGGCGTCCGGCGCCCCGGAGAGCGCCCTCGCGTTCGTCCGCCGATTCCAGCGCATGGTCTTCGGTATCGCCGTCGCCGTCGTCGACGACCCCCAACTTGCCGAGGACATCGCCCAGCAGGCATTCGAACGGGCTTGGCGGCACGCGCAGGTCTACGACTCCCGGCGCGGATCGGTGAAGACCTGGCTCGCCACCATTACGCACAATCTGGCGATCGACGCCGTCCGCGCGCGCAACGCGACCCCGGTTTCCCCCGAGGACCTCGACGCGCTGTTCTCCACCGTGACCTGGACGCCGGAACAGTGGGCGCTGGCCGACGAGGCGGCATCGCGGATACGGGCAGCGCTGGCAGACCTGCCACGTGAACAGGCGCGGGCCGTGGTGATGGCCCGGATCTACGGGATGACCGCACGGCAGATCTCCGCATGTGAAGGGATTCCCCTGGGCACCGCGAAGACACGGATCAGGACGGCGATGGGGAAGCTGCGCACCGTTCTCGCACCCGGGCGAGCCGATCATGACTGA
- a CDS encoding NADH-quinone oxidoreductase subunit A, producing the protein MDAWQPMLVLLGVVVAGLALLYGLGLWLAAGRTLLETGSFAGGLRPGEHAVSRFHVRWYAVTMIFLAFDMEMLFMYPWVKVVSEVGTAAVVEMFLFLGILFAAVAYAWREGALRWT; encoded by the coding sequence ATGGACGCATGGCAGCCGATGCTGGTCCTTCTCGGAGTGGTCGTCGCCGGACTGGCTCTCCTGTATGGACTGGGCCTGTGGCTGGCGGCAGGGCGGACTCTCCTCGAAACCGGTTCGTTCGCCGGGGGCCTCAGGCCGGGTGAGCACGCCGTATCCCGGTTTCATGTGCGCTGGTACGCGGTCACCATGATCTTCCTGGCCTTCGACATGGAGATGCTCTTCATGTACCCGTGGGTGAAGGTCGTCTCGGAGGTGGGCACCGCGGCGGTCGTGGAGATGTTCCTCTTCCTGGGGATCCTTTTCGCCGCGGTGGCGTACGCCTGGCGTGAGGGAGCCCTGCGGTGGACCTGA
- a CDS encoding complex I subunit 1 family protein, which yields MPDAAPLWATVVLPVALAVAAAITAGLDAVLTGEAELGRAGSVRDIGRRALAPLREALRLLVQQPRRTTAADRLLGRLGVMLVPVAAVLAGAVLPWGFRSVSDPSVGIVWFNAMEALAWAAVWLAGWGQNSAMSLIGGYRFLAQGLAYEMPHMFAITTAALGAESLRVSDVVAAQDGLWFVVWMPAAFVVYLLSALAMAFWGPFAYPLARDTAGGAAVELAGVDRLVLLGGRWTLLVVTAGFSVPLFLGGGHGPLMPGWAWTLLKTTAVLALLVAGRRLVPTLRMERYMELAWLVLVPLTLLQALAVAVVVLNR from the coding sequence ATGCCTGATGCGGCGCCCTTGTGGGCGACCGTCGTCCTTCCTGTGGCCCTGGCCGTTGCTGCTGCGATCACGGCCGGGCTCGACGCGGTGCTGACCGGAGAGGCCGAGCTTGGCCGTGCCGGGAGCGTCCGGGATATCGGTCGGCGGGCGCTGGCACCCTTACGCGAAGCCCTGCGGCTGCTCGTCCAGCAGCCCCGCCGGACCACGGCCGCCGACCGGCTCCTCGGACGGCTGGGCGTGATGCTGGTCCCGGTGGCCGCGGTGCTCGCCGGTGCCGTACTCCCGTGGGGTTTCCGCTCCGTGAGCGATCCGTCCGTCGGCATCGTGTGGTTCAACGCGATGGAGGCGCTGGCCTGGGCGGCGGTCTGGCTTGCGGGCTGGGGACAGAATTCGGCGATGTCGCTGATCGGCGGGTACCGGTTCCTGGCGCAGGGGCTGGCGTACGAAATGCCGCACATGTTCGCGATCACCACCGCCGCCCTGGGAGCCGAGTCGCTACGGGTGAGCGATGTGGTCGCGGCGCAGGACGGGCTGTGGTTCGTGGTGTGGATGCCGGCCGCGTTCGTCGTCTATCTACTGAGCGCGCTCGCGATGGCCTTCTGGGGTCCGTTCGCCTACCCGCTGGCGCGGGACACGGCTGGGGGCGCCGCCGTCGAACTGGCGGGTGTGGACCGGCTGGTGCTGCTGGGCGGCCGGTGGACGCTGCTCGTGGTGACGGCCGGCTTCAGCGTGCCGCTGTTCCTGGGCGGCGGGCATGGCCCGCTGATGCCTGGCTGGGCGTGGACGCTGCTCAAGACCACGGCCGTGCTGGCGCTGCTGGTGGCCGGGCGCCGACTGGTGCCCACGCTCCGGATGGAGCGGTACATGGAGCTGGCGTGGCTGGTGCTGGTGCCGCTGACGCTGCTTCAGGCCCTGGCCGTGGCCGTCGTCGTCCTGAACCGATGA
- a CDS encoding NADH-quinone oxidoreductase subunit J has protein sequence MLDAVVFWVLALTAVMSAAMVFRLDSMARATYALLTSLLCVGGAVLLLGLDYLGVVIVLMMTIEMAIMAVFMVMYMMNPVGLMPMTMVHNTKAATVISAAVFVVLAIGILLAPWPSRRGRPSADPTMDLGLSLMGPQMLTMMTLGLALFATIVATVALATRRGRYDRFGDDLKARTADDPVRGGIGR, from the coding sequence GTGCTGGACGCCGTGGTCTTCTGGGTGCTGGCCCTGACGGCAGTGATGAGCGCGGCCATGGTGTTCCGGCTCGACTCCATGGCCCGGGCCACGTACGCGCTGCTCACCTCTCTGTTGTGCGTGGGCGGTGCGGTGTTGCTGCTCGGGCTGGACTACCTCGGGGTTGTGATCGTGCTGATGATGACCATCGAGATGGCCATCATGGCCGTGTTCATGGTGATGTACATGATGAACCCGGTCGGCCTGATGCCCATGACCATGGTGCACAACACGAAGGCCGCGACCGTGATCAGCGCGGCGGTCTTCGTCGTCCTCGCCATCGGGATCCTGCTCGCTCCGTGGCCGTCCCGGCGCGGCAGGCCGTCGGCCGATCCGACCATGGACCTGGGACTGTCGCTGATGGGTCCTCAGATGCTCACCATGATGACCCTGGGCCTGGCCCTGTTCGCCACCATCGTCGCGACAGTCGCCCTGGCCACCCGCCGGGGCCGCTACGACCGCTTCGGCGACGACCTCAAGGCCCGTACCGCCGACGACCCGGTACGGGGAGGGATCGGCCGATGA
- a CDS encoding NADH-quinone oxidoreductase subunit NuoK, with protein sequence MNLELFLLLAAALVSIGLFGALTQQSIVMLMMGLELMLGGIIVGAAAVWRYIAPAAADGQVLVVLAVTVMAVEMAMGFAVVTALFRFREADITDVVAELKE encoded by the coding sequence ATGAACCTGGAGCTCTTCCTGCTGCTCGCGGCGGCTCTCGTCAGCATCGGCCTGTTCGGCGCGCTCACCCAGCAGTCGATCGTGATGCTCATGATGGGCCTCGAACTGATGCTGGGCGGCATCATCGTCGGCGCGGCGGCAGTCTGGCGCTACATCGCCCCGGCCGCTGCCGACGGGCAGGTGCTGGTCGTTCTGGCGGTCACGGTCATGGCGGTGGAGATGGCCATGGGCTTCGCCGTGGTCACCGCGCTGTTCCGGTTCCGTGAGGCGGACATCACCGACGTGGTGGCGGAGTTGAAGGAGTGA
- a CDS encoding NADH-quinone oxidoreductase subunit L encodes MSALLWALVGLPLTVGTLLVIVGRPADRYAPAFAVGTAVAALGLAVAVAFGHPRVEAPLLEGLPAGLAVDGLSGFMAVTVTAVTAVVLLFSVADIAADEARARFFGLMLLFAGAMLTTVTADTLPVLLMAWEVMGATSWALIGYWWHDPERGDAATTAFLTTRAADLGLYLAAGAALASGQVGSLALGSLSDATGAWSAVITVGVIVAAFGKSAQLPFSFWLSRAMQGPSPVSALLHSATMVVAGAYLLLRLEPLLARSGWGGPLVAWTGAVTAVVLGLVAVAQTDLKQLLAASTCAQIGFMVLAAGAGAVTGGTLQLIAHAAAKSLAFLVTGAWLTALGTKALPTLRGAARRHRTVGITFTVAALALAGVPPLSLWAAKDVLLAGALDESAALYVVGLAGAVISAVYSVKALWFVWRPAVVPDDTAEPLPYATRLPLVTLAVSCAALTVTCFPPVRDAVERVLGGGQPAPEAWELVLSGGLALAVSAFVWMRGPQLLALPGRIAAWAADWLRLENAARALLAGPVMRLAAALSAFDDQVLDGAVEGVARGSVRLAQWTNTHVEGLVDGAVERVAGGTRALGRWARRPQTGQLHQYLAQAVAAFTVLAVVLVLVR; translated from the coding sequence GTGAGCGCCCTGCTGTGGGCGCTCGTCGGGTTGCCGCTGACGGTGGGGACACTGCTGGTGATCGTCGGCCGCCCGGCGGACCGGTACGCCCCCGCTTTCGCGGTCGGTACGGCTGTTGCCGCGCTCGGCCTCGCCGTCGCGGTGGCGTTCGGGCACCCTCGGGTCGAGGCGCCGTTGCTGGAAGGGCTTCCCGCCGGGCTCGCGGTCGACGGGCTGTCGGGGTTCATGGCCGTGACCGTCACGGCGGTGACCGCGGTCGTCCTCCTGTTCAGCGTCGCGGACATCGCGGCGGATGAGGCACGTGCCCGCTTCTTCGGGCTGATGCTGCTGTTCGCCGGCGCGATGCTGACGACGGTCACCGCCGACACGCTGCCGGTCCTGCTGATGGCGTGGGAGGTGATGGGCGCCACCTCCTGGGCGCTGATCGGCTACTGGTGGCACGACCCCGAGCGCGGGGACGCCGCCACCACGGCCTTCCTCACCACCCGCGCCGCGGACCTCGGCCTCTATCTGGCCGCCGGGGCCGCGCTGGCGAGCGGGCAGGTCGGCTCCCTCGCCCTCGGCTCGCTCTCGGACGCGACCGGCGCGTGGTCGGCGGTCATCACGGTCGGCGTCATCGTGGCGGCCTTCGGAAAGTCGGCCCAACTCCCGTTCAGCTTCTGGTTGTCCCGGGCCATGCAGGGGCCGAGCCCGGTCTCCGCGCTGCTGCACTCGGCGACGATGGTGGTGGCCGGGGCGTATCTGCTGCTGCGGCTGGAGCCGCTGCTGGCGCGGTCCGGCTGGGGCGGGCCCTTGGTGGCGTGGACGGGTGCGGTCACGGCGGTGGTCCTCGGCCTGGTCGCCGTGGCGCAGACCGATCTCAAGCAGTTGCTTGCCGCCTCGACCTGTGCCCAGATCGGTTTCATGGTGCTCGCCGCCGGGGCCGGAGCGGTCACCGGTGGAACCCTGCAGCTCATCGCCCATGCGGCCGCGAAGAGCCTGGCCTTCCTCGTCACCGGTGCGTGGCTGACGGCCCTCGGCACCAAGGCGCTGCCCACGCTGCGTGGCGCGGCCCGGCGGCACCGTACGGTCGGGATCACCTTCACCGTCGCAGCCCTGGCGCTGGCAGGGGTCCCGCCCTTGTCCCTGTGGGCGGCCAAGGACGTACTCCTCGCCGGCGCACTCGACGAGAGCGCGGCGCTGTACGTCGTCGGGCTGGCCGGCGCGGTGATCTCCGCCGTCTACAGCGTCAAGGCCCTCTGGTTCGTCTGGCGGCCTGCTGTCGTACCGGACGACACCGCGGAGCCACTGCCGTATGCGACCCGGCTGCCCCTCGTCACCCTGGCCGTCTCCTGCGCCGCTCTGACGGTCACGTGCTTCCCGCCCGTACGGGACGCGGTCGAGCGGGTGCTCGGCGGCGGACAACCAGCCCCGGAGGCCTGGGAGCTGGTTCTGTCCGGTGGGCTCGCGCTGGCCGTCTCCGCTTTCGTGTGGATGCGCGGACCCCAACTCCTCGCTCTCCCCGGCCGGATCGCCGCCTGGGCCGCAGACTGGCTGCGCCTGGAGAACGCGGCACGAGCCCTGCTCGCAGGCCCGGTCATGCGTCTCGCCGCTGCCCTGTCCGCCTTCGACGACCAGGTGCTGGACGGTGCCGTCGAGGGCGTGGCCCGCGGTTCGGTCCGGCTGGCGCAGTGGACCAACACTCATGTGGAGGGGCTCGTCGACGGTGCCGTGGAGCGGGTGGCGGGCGGCACCCGTGCGCTCGGTCGCTGGGCGCGTCGGCCGCAGACCGGGCAGTTGCACCAGTACCTCGCTCAGGCGGTCGCCGCCTTCACCGTCCTCGCCGTCGTCCTCGTCCTTGTGAGGTGA
- a CDS encoding complex I subunit 4 family protein produces MLTAIILLPTAMAALLLCVPRGAPRGLFLTAWAATAAADLILTVIVWAGYEHGEGMQYETRARWVPSAGISYHVGVDGLSLPLVAVSCVLFLACAAYAWRETRRPREFAALFLFLQTTCLGLFAALDLILFFVFFDLSIVVMYFIIAGWGHRGAARAALKFFLYTFLGSLALLLGFIGLYLAAEPHTFDIIELTDSNPTAGRATYGALVLLAIAVGLAVKTPTVPFHTWLPPAHTEAPAAGSAILAGVLLKMGTYGFLRIAMPVLPDAWREYALVFVGVGVVSVLYGALVALAQTDFKRMVAYTSVNHMGYITLAIGAAGAVGADQAEARRLAVTGAVFQMVSHGLLTGALFLLSGVLYERGRTYEMSAYSGVAGRAPVLASLTGVAAFASLGLPGFSGFIAEFQILTGSLGPEPVATGLAVLGILLTAGLFLRALQQVFLGPLRLPVTAPGADRPFPDMRVHEGLAIVPLLALGVVLGLAPRFVLDVIEPASRTVLDLLAR; encoded by the coding sequence GTGCTCACGGCCATCATCCTGCTCCCCACCGCCATGGCGGCGCTCCTGTTGTGCGTGCCGCGCGGCGCCCCCCGCGGCCTGTTCCTGACGGCCTGGGCGGCGACAGCCGCAGCCGACCTGATCCTGACGGTGATCGTCTGGGCGGGCTATGAGCACGGCGAGGGCATGCAGTACGAGACCCGGGCCCGCTGGGTCCCCAGCGCGGGCATCAGCTACCACGTCGGCGTCGACGGCCTGTCCCTGCCCCTGGTGGCCGTCTCCTGCGTGCTGTTCCTCGCCTGCGCCGCGTACGCCTGGCGGGAAACTCGACGGCCCCGGGAGTTCGCGGCCCTGTTCCTGTTCCTCCAGACCACCTGCCTCGGCCTGTTCGCCGCCCTGGACCTGATCCTCTTCTTCGTCTTCTTCGACCTGTCCATCGTGGTGATGTACTTCATCATCGCGGGGTGGGGACACAGGGGCGCCGCCCGCGCCGCCCTGAAGTTCTTCCTCTACACCTTCCTCGGCTCCCTCGCTCTGCTGCTCGGCTTCATCGGCCTCTACCTGGCCGCCGAACCCCACACCTTCGACATCATCGAGCTGACCGACTCCAACCCGACGGCCGGACGCGCGACATACGGCGCTCTCGTCCTCCTGGCCATCGCCGTCGGACTGGCGGTGAAAACCCCGACCGTGCCCTTCCACACCTGGCTGCCACCCGCGCACACCGAGGCCCCGGCCGCCGGGTCGGCGATCCTCGCCGGGGTGCTGCTGAAGATGGGCACCTACGGCTTCCTGCGCATCGCCATGCCCGTCCTGCCCGACGCCTGGCGCGAGTACGCCCTCGTCTTCGTCGGCGTCGGCGTGGTCTCCGTGCTGTACGGCGCGCTGGTCGCCCTCGCGCAGACCGACTTCAAACGGATGGTCGCCTACACCTCCGTCAACCACATGGGCTACATCACCCTGGCCATCGGTGCCGCCGGGGCCGTGGGAGCGGACCAGGCGGAGGCCCGGCGTCTGGCCGTCACCGGTGCGGTCTTCCAGATGGTCAGTCACGGGCTGCTGACCGGGGCGCTGTTCCTGCTGTCCGGCGTGCTGTACGAGCGCGGGCGTACGTACGAGATGTCCGCGTACTCCGGCGTGGCCGGACGGGCGCCCGTCCTCGCCTCGCTGACCGGCGTCGCTGCCTTCGCCTCGCTGGGGCTGCCGGGCTTCTCCGGCTTCATCGCCGAGTTCCAGATCCTCACCGGGAGCCTGGGGCCGGAGCCGGTCGCCACCGGCCTGGCCGTCCTCGGAATCCTGCTCACCGCGGGCCTGTTCCTGCGCGCCCTGCAACAGGTCTTCCTCGGACCGCTGCGGCTACCGGTCACCGCGCCCGGCGCCGACCGGCCGTTCCCCGACATGCGCGTCCACGAAGGACTTGCGATCGTCCCGCTGCTGGCACTGGGCGTCGTCCTCGGCCTCGCTCCCCGGTTCGTCCTGGACGTCATCGAGCCCGCCTCGCGCACCGTGCTGGATCTGCTGGCGCGATGA